In one Bdellovibrionota bacterium genomic region, the following are encoded:
- a CDS encoding isochorismate synthase has product MEHIDSYLNINLFPQFYFQQRDTHKIFIGLGEVPLSQDFFQRFQTLPEELVFFYNQLFNGNKPYVTLPRFQIQIDGSDVKVHTVFKEPLPSQKLETSSHPPVVATRFDKPKKSDWLNLFTKIHEKFQDETFRKIVPARKVTVDLEQNLNILEFFKKIMKDSNYNYMIRTSEHSAFMGSSPERLLFFQDSKFQTEAIAGTRPKELAHELLESEKDLYEHNLVVEDIIAKLKPFSEKIHSEKTAVIDAKNLAHLKTKITATPSLGNTQTGNAQSKNIFNVIESLHPTSAVCGMPKRESINFLRESESFDRGLFASPFGVFNRKFTDICVAIRCCHIEKNRVDLFSGVGVVPQSNPESEWQELEHKIQPYLDLLGIHAEDDISIAAPK; this is encoded by the coding sequence ATGGAACATATTGATTCATATCTCAATATAAACTTATTCCCTCAGTTCTACTTCCAGCAAAGAGACACTCATAAAATCTTTATTGGCCTCGGCGAAGTTCCACTGTCTCAAGATTTTTTCCAAAGATTTCAAACTTTACCTGAAGAACTGGTTTTCTTTTATAATCAACTTTTCAACGGCAACAAACCTTATGTTACACTGCCAAGATTCCAGATTCAGATCGACGGATCCGATGTAAAAGTACATACGGTCTTTAAAGAACCTTTGCCTTCACAAAAGTTAGAAACCTCTTCTCATCCTCCAGTAGTCGCAACGAGATTTGATAAACCAAAAAAATCAGACTGGCTCAATCTCTTCACAAAAATTCATGAGAAGTTCCAAGACGAAACTTTCAGAAAAATTGTTCCCGCTAGAAAAGTCACAGTGGATTTAGAGCAGAATTTAAATATTTTAGAATTTTTTAAAAAAATCATGAAGGATTCCAATTACAATTACATGATTAGAACCTCGGAGCATTCTGCTTTTATGGGATCAAGTCCTGAAAGGCTTTTATTCTTTCAAGATAGCAAATTCCAAACCGAAGCCATCGCCGGAACTCGTCCCAAAGAGCTTGCCCATGAGCTTTTAGAAAGCGAAAAAGATCTTTATGAGCACAATCTTGTGGTCGAAGACATAATTGCAAAGTTAAAACCTTTCTCTGAAAAAATTCATTCCGAAAAGACCGCGGTGATTGATGCCAAGAACCTTGCACACTTAAAAACAAAAATCACGGCAACACCCTCTTTAGGAAATACCCAAACAGGAAATGCCCAGAGTAAGAATATTTTCAACGTTATTGAGAGCCTTCACCCTACTTCAGCTGTTTGCGGAATGCCAAAAAGAGAAAGCATCAATTTTTTGAGAGAATCAGAGTCCTTCGATCGCGGTCTGTTCGCTTCACCTTTTGGTGTCTTCAATAGAAAATTCACAGATATCTGTGTGGCAATTAGATGCTGCCACATTGAGAAGAACCGGGTAGATCTCTTCTCCGGAGTTGGCGTTGTTCCTCAAAGTAACCCCGAATCTGAATGGCAAGAGCTTGAACACAAGATTCAACCTTATTTGGATTTATTAGGTATTCATGCAGAAGACGATATCTCTATAGCAGCTCCAAAATGA
- the ubiE gene encoding bifunctional demethylmenaquinone methyltransferase/2-methoxy-6-polyprenyl-1,4-benzoquinol methylase UbiE, giving the protein MQQNKVEVWKMFDRIANRYDLLNRLLSMRQDVLWRKKLLDLLPAKKDLYLLDVATGTADQILHLFEETDKITKAVGIDMSENMLAQGQKKITQLNLDGKVNLRVGDATQIPFKNDEFDVSTTSFGIRNVVNVEQALKETLRVLKPGGTSLILEFSLPKSKLIRKPYLFYFRSVLPRIGSVISGDSAAYSYLNQSVEEFPYGEQFCDLMRKAGYEEVTATPLTLGIATIYKGTKRVTN; this is encoded by the coding sequence ATGCAACAAAATAAAGTTGAAGTTTGGAAGATGTTTGACCGGATTGCTAACCGTTATGATTTGTTGAACAGACTTTTATCCATGAGACAAGATGTTCTCTGGAGAAAAAAACTTCTAGATTTATTGCCCGCTAAAAAAGATTTATACCTTTTAGATGTGGCCACCGGAACTGCTGATCAAATACTTCACCTCTTCGAGGAAACTGACAAAATCACAAAAGCTGTTGGAATCGACATGTCCGAGAACATGCTCGCTCAAGGCCAAAAGAAAATCACGCAACTGAACTTAGATGGCAAAGTGAACTTAAGAGTTGGCGATGCCACTCAAATTCCTTTTAAAAATGATGAGTTCGATGTTTCAACAACTAGTTTTGGCATTAGAAATGTAGTGAATGTTGAACAAGCTTTAAAAGAAACCTTGAGAGTTTTAAAGCCAGGCGGAACAAGTTTAATCTTAGAGTTCTCACTTCCTAAAAGCAAATTGATCAGAAAACCTTACTTATTCTATTTTAGAAGTGTCCTTCCAAGGATTGGATCTGTGATCTCTGGAGATTCCGCAGCATATTCTTATCTCAATCAATCTGTAGAAGAATTTCCCTACGGCGAACAGTTCTGCGATCTTATGAGAAAAGCGGGTTACGAAGAAGTGACAGCCACACCTCTTACGCTTGGAATTGCTACGATTTACAAAGGGACTAAAAGAGTTACCAACTAA
- a CDS encoding DUF3299 domain-containing protein: MEQKKFLAIIGILIALTATAMVIQKLKDKSTDSATGGNTITWNDLYEHDYKTGKTPEKLQKLNKKKVKIAGYVVPLTDEYFVLNEFLLVPNAQACVHVPPPPPNLIIHVKLDEPLPVEKVYNPAWIEGTFEIETTTSQYGAAAFKIDDATLDEYKY; encoded by the coding sequence ATGGAACAAAAAAAATTTTTAGCAATAATTGGTATCTTGATCGCACTTACCGCCACAGCCATGGTAATTCAAAAGCTTAAAGACAAATCTACAGACTCTGCAACCGGCGGCAATACCATCACATGGAATGATCTCTACGAGCACGACTACAAGACCGGAAAAACTCCCGAAAAACTCCAAAAATTAAACAAAAAGAAAGTTAAAATTGCAGGCTATGTGGTTCCGCTGACTGACGAATATTTTGTACTGAATGAATTCCTCTTAGTACCGAATGCTCAAGCCTGTGTTCACGTGCCTCCACCTCCTCCAAATCTGATTATCCATGTCAAATTGGACGAGCCTCTACCTGTGGAAAAAGTATATAATCCTGCATGGATAGAAGGCACCTTTGAAATCGAAACCACCACCAGTCAATATGGGGCCGCGGCTTTCAAAATCGATGACGCAACCCTTGACGAATACAAGTACTAG
- a CDS encoding ABC transporter permease, translating to MTLLKLSLKSLINRKVTTILTILSITISVTLLLSLERIRLGARDSFKNTISQTDLIVGARSSPLQLLLYSVFRIGDPTNNVSWASYQFFKNHKETKWTIPISLGDSHKGYRVVGTDQSYFDNYKFSGGKSLEISEGKKFEELFDVVLGYDVAQKLKYKIKDKIVLAHGSGAATFQDHANMPFKVVGILNKTGTPVDQSVHVSLEAIEAIHLGWETGAPSRDGPTADDLLNKKLKPTQITAFFMALESRSGVLNIQREINDYREEPLTAALPGVVLSSLWQTLSFVENILKLLTTLVFLTSLLSLFLVLLTSLKERRREMSILRSMGAKPHFIFLLFVFESCSVTILGIFSGIIVTFGTLLIAGPMLTDKFGLILDLAQWTANDVTYLSMMFGAAFVVGIIPAFLAYRNSLSDGLTIKV from the coding sequence GTGACGCTCCTAAAGCTATCTTTAAAAAGTCTAATCAATAGAAAAGTAACAACGATACTCACTATTTTATCCATCACTATCAGCGTCACTTTACTTTTATCCTTAGAAAGAATTCGTTTAGGTGCGAGAGATAGCTTTAAGAACACAATCTCTCAAACAGATCTTATCGTAGGGGCTAGATCCTCGCCCCTACAGCTTCTACTTTATTCCGTATTTAGAATTGGTGATCCTACAAATAATGTGTCTTGGGCCTCTTACCAATTTTTTAAAAATCATAAAGAAACAAAATGGACCATTCCAATTTCTCTGGGAGATTCTCACAAAGGTTATAGAGTTGTCGGAACGGATCAGAGCTATTTTGACAATTACAAATTCAGCGGTGGAAAGTCTTTAGAAATTTCAGAGGGCAAAAAATTTGAAGAACTCTTTGACGTAGTTCTTGGATATGACGTAGCTCAAAAATTAAAATACAAAATCAAAGATAAAATTGTTCTCGCCCACGGCTCTGGTGCAGCGACCTTTCAAGATCACGCCAATATGCCATTTAAGGTTGTTGGAATTCTCAATAAAACAGGAACTCCCGTCGATCAATCCGTACACGTTTCTTTAGAAGCCATTGAGGCCATCCATCTCGGTTGGGAAACCGGCGCACCATCAAGAGATGGGCCGACTGCCGATGACTTACTCAATAAAAAATTAAAACCAACCCAAATTACAGCTTTTTTTATGGCTCTAGAGTCAAGATCTGGCGTTCTTAATATTCAAAGAGAGATCAATGATTACCGTGAAGAGCCTTTAACGGCAGCTCTTCCTGGTGTTGTTCTCTCAAGTTTATGGCAGACTCTGAGCTTTGTAGAAAATATTTTAAAACTTTTAACTACGCTGGTGTTCTTAACCAGTTTATTAAGTTTATTTTTAGTTCTTTTGACTTCGTTGAAAGAACGCCGTCGTGAAATGTCTATCTTAAGATCCATGGGTGCAAAGCCTCATTTTATATTTTTACTTTTTGTATTTGAATCATGCTCAGTGACTATTCTTGGAATTTTCTCAGGGATTATCGTGACCTTTGGAACTCTTTTGATCGCAGGACCAATGCTCACCGATAAATTTGGTTTGATTCTAGATCTTGCTCAGTGGACAGCCAATGATGTGACTTATCTAAGTATGATGTTTGGCGCCGCTTTTGTGGTAGGAATTATTCCTGCCTTCTTGGCTTATAGAAACTCATTGTCCGATGGACTGACGATTAAGGTGTAA
- a CDS encoding ABC transporter ATP-binding protein — protein sequence MPAKNAIEISNLKFKWEGASHYLLDIPYLQIPKSKKIFLQGSSGSGKTTLLNLISGVLDFKEGNIQVFDQNLNQMSSALRDSFRGDHMGFVFQLFNLLPFLTVAENILLPLEFSKVKNKKVKDREAEVKRLLNALELDPAEYYSRKVTDLSVGQQQRVAVARALIGSPELLIADEPTSSLDHDVRNQFLKLLFKECESHGTTVLFVSHDPTLKPLFDEVISLKGGPS from the coding sequence ATGCCAGCAAAAAATGCTATTGAAATTTCAAATCTAAAATTCAAGTGGGAAGGAGCTTCCCACTATTTGCTGGATATACCTTATCTTCAAATTCCTAAATCTAAAAAAATATTTCTTCAAGGCTCCTCTGGATCTGGCAAGACGACCCTTCTGAATTTGATTTCTGGAGTTTTAGATTTTAAAGAAGGAAATATCCAAGTCTTTGATCAGAACTTAAATCAAATGTCTTCAGCGCTTCGAGATTCTTTTCGTGGTGATCATATGGGATTTGTGTTTCAGCTTTTTAATCTATTGCCATTTCTCACGGTCGCAGAAAATATTTTACTACCTTTGGAATTTTCTAAAGTAAAAAATAAAAAGGTAAAAGACCGCGAGGCCGAAGTTAAAAGACTCTTGAACGCGTTAGAATTAGACCCGGCTGAATACTACTCTCGAAAAGTGACTGATCTTAGCGTAGGTCAGCAGCAACGTGTCGCCGTGGCCAGAGCTCTTATTGGAAGCCCTGAACTCCTTATTGCAGACGAACCTACATCGTCACTTGATCACGATGTTAGAAATCAATTTTTAAAACTTTTATTTAAAGAATGCGAAAGTCATGGCACTACGGTTTTATTTGTGAGTCATGATCCCACGTTAAAACCCTTATTCGATGAAGTGATATCTCTTAAAGGTGGTCCCTCGTGA
- a CDS encoding DUF2796 domain-containing protein produces the protein MKTLSLFAFISALFCFFTISSNASDHREHKAHSHGIAKLNISIEKDVIEANLDIPGMDLVGFEGKAKTKEHKDRLKKVTELLTKDYNLFLIDESAGCNVIKRKLDSDSHDHGAGHSEYEYEIEYKCKDIAKVKELDVNIFRDIESLNKVTVQLVTEKIQKEVKLNRTSSKVEL, from the coding sequence ATGAAGACACTCTCTTTATTTGCTTTTATCTCGGCCCTATTTTGTTTTTTTACTATTTCGTCCAATGCTTCTGATCATAGAGAGCACAAAGCACATTCTCATGGGATTGCTAAATTGAATATTTCTATTGAAAAAGATGTAATTGAAGCTAACCTCGATATACCAGGAATGGATCTTGTGGGGTTCGAAGGAAAAGCAAAAACAAAAGAACACAAGGATAGATTAAAAAAAGTCACTGAGCTTTTGACAAAAGATTACAACCTTTTCCTTATTGACGAATCTGCAGGCTGCAACGTGATCAAAAGAAAATTGGATTCTGATTCTCATGATCACGGCGCTGGTCATAGCGAATACGAGTACGAAATTGAGTACAAGTGCAAAGACATTGCAAAAGTAAAAGAACTTGATGTCAATATTTTTAGAGATATAGAGTCTTTGAATAAAGTAACAGTTCAACTTGTCACTGAAAAAATACAAAAAGAAGTTAAACTCAATCGTACAAGCTCTAAAGTAGAACTCTAA
- a CDS encoding acyl-CoA dehydrogenase produces MFSEDEIAFRDAVRSFAENEIKPHVSEMDEKAEMRPDIVKKLFEMGLMGIESPEKYGGAASSLTMACLAVEELGRVDASVSVLLDVQNTLVTNAFLKWGNDTVKDKYLPKLAKEWVGAYALSESISGSDAFALKLRAEDKGDHYVLNGSKLWITSGNEASLFLCFANLDPAKGYKGITCFLVEKTFPGFTVGKKEDKLGIRASSTCELLFENCKVPKENILGQVGVGYKVAIETLNEGRIGIGAQMVGIAQGAYEAALKYVQTREQFGKPISSFQGVQFQLAEMRIDLEAARLLVYNAARLKDNGQDFVKEAAMAKYFSSKAAEKIASMAVDLFGGNGFTKEYPVEKFFRDAKIGQIYEGTSNMQLQTIAKMELT; encoded by the coding sequence ATGTTTTCTGAAGATGAAATCGCATTCAGAGATGCTGTAAGATCATTTGCCGAAAACGAAATCAAACCTCACGTTTCAGAAATGGACGAAAAAGCAGAGATGAGACCCGATATCGTAAAAAAACTTTTCGAAATGGGCTTGATGGGAATCGAATCTCCAGAAAAATATGGTGGCGCTGCGAGCTCATTAACTATGGCTTGTTTAGCTGTAGAAGAACTGGGCCGCGTGGACGCATCCGTGAGTGTACTTTTGGATGTGCAAAACACTTTGGTAACAAACGCATTCCTGAAATGGGGTAATGACACTGTAAAAGACAAATACCTTCCAAAGTTAGCCAAAGAATGGGTTGGAGCCTACGCTCTTTCTGAATCCATCAGTGGTAGTGATGCTTTCGCCTTAAAACTAAGAGCAGAAGACAAAGGCGATCATTATGTCCTTAACGGTAGTAAACTTTGGATCACGAGCGGCAACGAAGCTTCTCTTTTCTTGTGTTTTGCAAATCTTGATCCGGCAAAAGGATATAAAGGCATCACATGCTTTTTGGTTGAAAAAACTTTCCCTGGATTCACTGTTGGTAAAAAAGAAGATAAACTGGGAATCAGAGCCTCATCGACCTGTGAACTTTTATTTGAGAACTGCAAGGTTCCAAAAGAAAACATTCTCGGGCAAGTGGGCGTTGGTTACAAAGTAGCTATCGAGACATTGAACGAAGGTCGTATCGGAATTGGCGCGCAGATGGTGGGTATCGCTCAAGGCGCTTACGAAGCAGCGTTGAAGTATGTACAAACAAGAGAGCAGTTTGGAAAACCAATTTCTTCTTTCCAAGGCGTCCAATTCCAGTTGGCAGAAATGAGAATCGATCTCGAAGCGGCAAGACTTCTGGTTTATAATGCTGCAAGATTGAAAGACAACGGACAAGACTTCGTAAAAGAAGCGGCTATGGCAAAATACTTTTCTTCAAAGGCTGCAGAAAAGATTGCCTCGATGGCTGTGGATTTATTTGGTGGCAACGGATTCACCAAAGAGTATCCCGTTGAAAAATTCTTTAGAGATGCAAAGATCGGACAAATTTACGAAGGAACAAGTAACATGCAATTGCAAACAATTGCAAAAATGGAGCTCACATGA
- a CDS encoding cobalamin B12-binding domain-containing protein: MSNKVIRVLIAKPGLDGHDRGAKVVARGLRDAGYEVIYTGLHQTPEMVVQSAIQEDVDVVGLSILSGAHIPIVNAIQSLMKKEKVLKPIFVGGIIPQDDSKQLIKAGIRAVFGPGATIAEISDKIKSLTNKKSSPVPKKPSTLKKAKRKVKRKIQRKAKKK, encoded by the coding sequence ATGTCAAATAAAGTCATTAGAGTTCTCATCGCAAAACCCGGTCTCGATGGTCATGACCGCGGGGCAAAAGTTGTTGCGAGGGGATTGAGAGATGCAGGTTATGAAGTCATCTATACAGGTCTTCATCAAACACCAGAAATGGTTGTTCAATCAGCTATTCAAGAAGATGTAGATGTTGTGGGGTTATCAATTTTATCGGGAGCCCACATTCCAATCGTCAACGCTATCCAAAGTTTGATGAAAAAAGAAAAAGTTTTAAAACCTATTTTTGTGGGTGGAATTATCCCGCAAGATGATTCAAAACAGCTGATCAAAGCAGGAATCCGTGCGGTTTTTGGGCCCGGCGCTACAATTGCAGAAATTTCTGATAAAATAAAAAGCTTAACAAATAAAAAATCCTCGCCAGTACCTAAAAAACCATCGACTCTGAAAAAAGCTAAAAGAAAAGTTAAGCGAAAAATTCAGCGAAAAGCTAAGAAAAAATAA
- a CDS encoding site-2 protease family protein, with translation MDWYEFGAKIALIYVPLLFSLCIHEYAHGVVAKWKGDMTAERQGRLNLNPISHADPIGTFVLPLSMLWLNGPVIGWGKPVPVDERNMKNPRVDMFWVAFAGPISNMLMGIVGAIIVAVTMVYFPVQKYSNAVQTFFFAFIRINLLLAIFNLIPVHPLDGGKVLARFLPQSANDKLEANQQISGMILMFLMLTGMLSFLFQPIGAVSVYLVAFFQSIIS, from the coding sequence ATGGATTGGTATGAATTTGGCGCAAAAATAGCTCTTATCTATGTTCCGCTTCTTTTCTCACTTTGCATTCATGAATATGCCCACGGAGTGGTGGCAAAGTGGAAAGGCGATATGACGGCAGAGCGACAAGGTCGTTTGAATTTAAACCCAATTTCGCATGCAGATCCTATCGGAACATTTGTATTGCCGCTTTCAATGCTCTGGCTGAATGGCCCTGTTATTGGATGGGGAAAACCCGTTCCTGTAGACGAAAGGAATATGAAAAATCCTAGAGTGGATATGTTCTGGGTTGCTTTTGCAGGTCCCATTTCCAATATGCTTATGGGTATAGTGGGAGCGATCATTGTGGCTGTTACGATGGTTTATTTCCCTGTTCAAAAATATTCTAACGCAGTACAGACTTTCTTTTTTGCGTTTATTCGTATCAATTTGCTTTTGGCGATTTTTAATTTGATTCCAGTCCATCCTCTAGATGGTGGAAAAGTTTTAGCAAGATTTTTGCCTCAATCTGCCAACGATAAACTAGAGGCGAACCAACAAATATCAGGAATGATTTTGATGTTCTTGATGCTGACGGGGATGCTGAGCTTTTTATTTCAGCCTATTGGAGCGGTCTCAGTCTATCTTGTAGCGTTCTTTCAATCCATCATTAGCTAA
- a CDS encoding L,D-transpeptidase, translating to MKFKFLMMLMVAAALSSACSKGGNTLDNLDPKNTTEAELEKFDREYEAATGKKARIPVGKSTCRYTQCPVFAFVDKDSQSLTLYVNGKIQEVWPVSTGAPGYTTPPFNKNPNGRIYDEYMSISNPGGDYEGLGNMPYAVFIDGGYAIHGTTRGNWSKLGRIASHGCIRIHPDNAKIFNRLVRQYKPENVWIVVQ from the coding sequence GTGAAATTCAAGTTTTTGATGATGTTGATGGTGGCAGCAGCGCTTTCTTCTGCTTGTTCCAAAGGTGGGAATACTTTAGATAATTTGGATCCAAAAAATACTACGGAAGCTGAATTAGAAAAATTTGACCGAGAATATGAAGCAGCCACGGGTAAGAAAGCTCGCATTCCTGTAGGAAAAAGCACTTGTCGTTATACTCAATGTCCGGTGTTTGCCTTCGTAGATAAAGATTCGCAGAGCCTCACTCTGTACGTGAACGGAAAAATCCAAGAAGTTTGGCCTGTCTCTACGGGGGCTCCCGGTTATACCACACCACCTTTCAACAAAAATCCCAATGGCCGCATTTACGATGAATACATGTCTATATCAAATCCGGGCGGGGACTATGAAGGTTTAGGCAATATGCCTTACGCTGTTTTCATTGACGGCGGTTACGCTATTCATGGAACCACCAGAGGCAATTGGTCTAAACTAGGAAGAATCGCGTCCCACGGCTGCATCCGAATCCACCCGGACAACGCAAAAATTTTCAACCGGCTCGTCCGCCAATACAAACCCGAAAACGTCTGGATCGTCGTTCAATAA
- a CDS encoding segregation/condensation protein A, with amino-acid sequence MSGLHVSLEQFEGPLALLLYLIRKEEMDIYNIPIHQITKKYLEHIQMMKKLDLEGASDFITMAATLIHIKSKMLLPQYDQEEDVNEDPRKELVQRLVEYQRYQNASKDLLDRPILNRDVWRRGFKEDIILEENQGIEIDDSGLFGLIAAFRTCVKAAQKRIHKVMKKGQSIASRIMEIRDLLIPGERRIMRDLITPEEMSKNKLLVTFLSMLELAKMGFVKVFQSEPYADIHVEPLKIIDRDVIQRAESYESQDVDAAANSILAKGEAFMAAEILAKASEVIIPDQQLELTPEAIINELALQKAAVEEVIDDSATDEDIMSAEKELGLESAEGGLEGEMISSMEPIEDIIKASLSQTTSLEIDEEIFLTEDNSEKPRDGEI; translated from the coding sequence ATGTCAGGGTTACACGTTAGTCTAGAACAATTTGAAGGTCCATTAGCTCTCTTGCTGTATCTTATTCGCAAAGAGGAGATGGATATCTATAACATTCCTATTCATCAGATCACTAAGAAGTACTTAGAACATATCCAGATGATGAAGAAATTAGATCTCGAAGGCGCGAGTGATTTTATCACTATGGCCGCAACTCTAATTCACATCAAATCTAAAATGCTACTTCCACAATACGATCAAGAAGAAGATGTGAACGAAGATCCACGCAAAGAACTTGTACAGCGTCTAGTGGAATACCAAAGATATCAAAATGCTTCGAAAGATTTACTCGATCGTCCAATCTTAAACAGAGATGTTTGGAGAAGAGGGTTTAAAGAAGATATCATTCTAGAGGAAAATCAAGGTATCGAAATCGACGATAGCGGATTATTTGGCTTGATCGCCGCTTTTAGAACTTGTGTAAAGGCCGCTCAAAAGAGAATTCACAAAGTCATGAAGAAGGGGCAATCGATCGCATCTAGAATTATGGAGATTCGAGATCTTTTAATTCCGGGTGAGAGAAGAATCATGAGAGACCTTATCACGCCAGAAGAAATGTCTAAGAACAAACTGCTCGTGACTTTTTTGAGTATGCTCGAGCTTGCGAAGATGGGTTTCGTTAAAGTATTTCAATCAGAACCTTATGCTGATATTCACGTTGAACCATTGAAAATTATTGATCGCGATGTGATACAAAGAGCGGAATCTTATGAGTCGCAAGATGTGGACGCAGCGGCAAATAGCATTTTGGCTAAGGGCGAAGCTTTTATGGCGGCCGAAATTCTGGCAAAAGCATCAGAAGTTATTATTCCAGATCAGCAATTGGAGTTAACTCCAGAAGCAATTATAAACGAACTGGCTTTGCAAAAAGCAGCAGTTGAAGAAGTCATCGATGACTCCGCAACAGATGAGGATATTATGTCAGCAGAAAAAGAATTAGGACTAGAATCAGCAGAGGGTGGGCTCGAGGGAGAAATGATTTCTTCCATGGAACCTATCGAAGATATTATTAAAGCAAGTCTTAGCCAAACTACAAGTCTTGAAATCGACGAAGAGATTTTCTTAACCGAAGACAATTCAGAAAAGCCTAGAGACGGCGAAATTTAA
- the scpB gene encoding SMC-Scp complex subunit ScpB, with product MSEENDIDMNEMNELDIEVEMQAAADTEEVSYAQNQTSDEMTALMEKEGLMAVPEEERQEIFIEEDRLKSLLESILFSSPKPMTFDAIKAVFKGTNIKSKQLRRVLEDYAGDLASQERGVYIEEIAGGYQLRTKIENAEFLKQVVKQRPFRVSGPSMEVLAIMAYKQPCIKAEVDTIRGVESGHLIRVLMDKGLLQFDGKSDLPGKPMLYKTTKKFLEVFGLRNIRELPSLEEIDQLIPEGIGGEEEEKKTLDTLTGELSLDYGARDAEAEEEYSKITGRLSEISTSSEYFEKEKERQRDQKEKDKADDIRERMIMGQDVEKNEISWLKRFEEKLLAAETAPVVETVAEAMTESTTEVAEEVAEPTEQSAAELAAEVVEAIQENADEQQDVSRLANAAADAFKAFDDDDDEDDIKTKLDV from the coding sequence ATGTCAGAAGAAAATGATATCGACATGAACGAAATGAATGAACTTGATATCGAAGTAGAAATGCAAGCTGCGGCGGATACTGAGGAAGTGTCCTATGCGCAAAATCAAACTTCAGATGAAATGACGGCGCTGATGGAAAAAGAAGGCCTTATGGCTGTTCCAGAAGAAGAAAGACAAGAAATCTTTATCGAAGAAGATCGTCTGAAGTCATTACTAGAAAGTATTTTATTTTCTTCACCAAAACCTATGACTTTTGATGCAATCAAAGCCGTTTTTAAAGGAACAAACATCAAGTCTAAACAATTAAGACGTGTTCTTGAAGATTACGCAGGAGATCTTGCGAGCCAAGAGCGTGGCGTATACATCGAAGAGATCGCCGGTGGATATCAACTTCGAACTAAAATTGAAAATGCAGAATTCTTAAAACAAGTTGTAAAACAACGTCCATTCAGAGTTTCGGGCCCAAGCATGGAAGTGTTAGCGATTATGGCTTACAAGCAACCATGTATTAAAGCCGAAGTGGACACTATTCGTGGAGTGGAGTCGGGCCATTTGATCCGAGTGCTTATGGATAAAGGACTTTTGCAATTCGATGGTAAATCTGATCTTCCAGGAAAACCAATGCTCTACAAGACAACTAAGAAATTCTTAGAAGTCTTTGGGTTAAGAAACATTCGTGAGCTTCCATCACTAGAAGAGATCGATCAATTGATTCCTGAAGGTATTGGCGGTGAGGAAGAAGAGAAAAAGACTCTCGACACTTTGACTGGCGAATTGTCGCTGGATTACGGCGCAAGAGATGCTGAAGCAGAAGAGGAATATTCTAAGATCACAGGTCGCCTATCTGAAATCTCAACTTCTTCGGAATACTTCGAAAAAGAAAAAGAAAGACAACGCGATCAAAAAGAAAAAGACAAAGCGGACGACATCAGAGAACGCATGATCATGGGTCAAGATGTTGAAAAAAACGAAATCAGTTGGTTGAAGCGTTTCGAAGAGAAGTTATTGGCCGCAGAAACTGCACCGGTTGTTGAGACCGTTGCTGAGGCGATGACTGAATCAACGACAGAAGTGGCCGAAGAAGTAGCAGAACCTACAGAGCAATCTGCAGCAGAACTCGCAGCAGAAGTGGTAGAGGCGATTCAAGAGAACGCGGATGAGCAACAAGACGTTTCAAGACTTGCAAACGCCGCAGCTGATGCTTTCAAAGCCTTCGACGACGACGACGACGAAGACGATATCAAAACCAAATTAGACGTTTAA